The genomic window TTCTGTGGTAAGAGCTACTATAAGAGTTACTCATGGGCGACTGGACCCGCGCTATGTAGTAGTTACTGAAGTTGACGTCCCTGACGTAAGGCGCCGGCTGGTAGTAACAGGTGATGTTAGCCAGGGCCGGGATGGCGTTCTGCTCCGCCATGGCCCGTAGTGCCAGCGCCGAGATCAGTGCCAGCGTCTGGCGGCGCTCGTGGCCCATCAGGCACACGGTGCTCTCGTCCACCACATGCCGCAGCGTCACCAGGCAGTCGTAGCGCTTGTCCTCCATGCCGTTGAAGTGGTTCTGGAGATACGCCTCTAGCTTACGCTGCTGCTCGCCGATGTCTGGGAAGTCGATGAAGAAGCGAGAGCACATGTAGCGTTGCAGCAGCTTCATCTGAGCCTCTGAGTCCGGTTTAAACCCCCGTACTAGCAGGTGGCAGTACTTCAGCAGTCCTCCTCCCCGGATCTCCTCGGGGCTGCGCGTGGCGATGGTCCTGGTGCGGAGGTGTCCCAGGGCCTCCTGGAAGTCCCCGTACATGCTCTCTCCGACCACGGTGGGGTGGAAACTCTCAGACATGGACATGGCCGTCTCTGAGCAGCGGTCGAACAGCAGCAGTGAGTCCAGGCCGATCTGGAACGAGTCCACGCTGAACTCAAACTGCCTCCGCAGGGAGTCCACAAACTTCAGCTCCACGTTCTTCCCCGTGTTGTTGGAGAGGGAGATCAGGCTCCAGCGGTCTGTGTCGTTGCACACCTTCACCAGCTTCTGGACATAGGCCTCTTTGAGGGTGATGGACGAGACACGGCTGAGCCCCGGAGGTAGGAAGTCCACCAGGCTGTCCAGGACCACGTCTTTGACCACACGGAAGGTCTTGTCATCGGTCAGGTTCAGGCCGAAAATGAGGTCCAGGTCCTTGTAGCCCAGGCCGGTGTCCTGGTGGAGCACATAGCTGGCTGCTGAACCGTTCAGCTTCACATCCCGGACCACCACACCACGCTCGTGCAGACGTGCCCGAACCACCTgcacaggaaagagagagacatgggtgAGGGATCTGAGAGATATTGTTAGAAGGACACTTTATTGTCCATTTTCTTTTCTGatcaaatatgtatatatattttttgctttcAAGTGATCTGAAagggggtgtcaaactcattccatggagggccaacTGTCTGCtgatttctttttttctttcaactaagacctagacaaccaggtgaggggagttcctacctaattagtgaccttaactgatcaatcaagtacaagggtggagtgaaaacctgcagacactcgacgctccatggaatgagtttgacacctgtgtgATAGAGCGatatctatcaatcaatcaattttattttatatagcccttcttacatcagctaatatctcgaagtgctgtacagaaacccagcctaaaaccccaaacagctagtaatgcaggtgtagaagcacggtggctaggaaaaactccctagaaaggcgaaaacctaggaagaaacctagagaggaaccaggctatgaggggtggccagtcctcttctggctgtgccgggtgaagattataacagaaccatgccaagatgttcaaaaatgttcataagtgacaagcatggtcaaataataatcaggaataaatctcagttggcttttcatagccgatcattaagagttgaaaacagcaggtctgggacaggtaggggttccataaccgcaggcagaacagttgaaactggaatagcagcaaggccaggcggactggggacagcaaggagtcaccacggccggtagtcccgacgtatggtcctagggctcaggtctctcagttggcttttcatagccgatcattaagagttgaaaacagcaggtctgggacaggtaggggtttcgtaaccgcaggcagaacagttgaaactggaatagcagcaaggccaggcggactggggacagcaaggtgtcatcatgcccggtagtcctgacgtatggtcctagggctcaggttctcagagagaaagagagaatgagagaattagagagagcatacttaaattcacacaggacactggataagacaggagaagtactccaggtataaccaactaaccccagccccccgacacataaactactgcagcataaatactggaggctgagacaggagcggtccggagacactgtggccccatccgaagaaaccccggacagggccaaacaggaaggatataaccccacccactctgccaaagcacagcccccgcaccactagagggatatcctcaaccaccaacttacaatcctgagacaaggccgagtatagcccacagaggtctccaccacagcacaaaccaaggggggcgccaacccagacaggaagatcacgtcagtaactcaacccactcaagtgacgcaccccctcccagggacggcatgaaagagcaccagcaagccagtgactcagcccctgcaacagggttagaggcagagaaccccagtggagaggggaaccggcctggcagagacagcaagggctgttcgttgctccagagcctttccgttcaccttcacactcctgggccagactacactcaatcatatgacctactgaagagataagtcttcagtaaagacttaaaggttgagaccgagtctgcgtctctcacatgggtaggcagactgttccataaaaatggagatctataggagaaagccctgcctcccgctgtttgcttagaaattctagggacaatttggaggcctgcgtcttgtgaccgtagcgtacgtattggtatgtacggcaggaccaactcggaaagataggtaggagcaagcccatgtaacgctttataggttaacagtaaaaccttgaaatcagcccttgccttaacaggaagccagtgtagggaagctagcactggagtaatatgatcaaatttcttggttctagtcaggattctagcagccgtatttagcactaactgaagtttatttagtgctttatccgggtagccggaaaatagagcattgcagtagtctaacctagaagtaacaaatgcatggattaatttttctgcatcatttttggacagaaaatttctgatttttgcaatgttacgtagatggaaaaaagctgtccttgaaacagtcttgatatgttcgtcaaaagagagatcagggtcaagagtaacgccgaggtccttcacagttttatttgagacgactttacaaccatcaagatgaattgtcagatttaacagaagatctctttgtttcttgggagtTTCTATGAGTGATATGCGGCCGAGATATGTTAGTGATCTAAGAGAGAGATATCCATACAATCTAGGGTGATTCATTCAAAGAACGATGCACTGAAAATGCATGCAATGCACTGAAAATACATGCCACTGCAAGTTGAAACATAGCTTTCATGGTTACTGCCTCTTCTTTTGAAATGGTAATATTTACATTTCAATCAAGTAATGGTTCACCTAGCTTTCAGCGAATGTTCGTAACAGTAAAGAAAAAATACTAGCATCCAATAATTTGTTGTGTGGATGAGAATAGAGAGCGACTCAGGGGGACGTAAAGAGGAACCAAGCAGTAaatgggtcgttccacgaaaataCTTCCTTTTGCGTTCCTTTGATATTTTAattagaaattgtgcaccaatattgaattttaaaagcctgttatattaaatgaagttcCCTTTAATCATAGTGTAAAAACATGTGAGCTGGTTCTACATTTTGGGCCATTTTctagtgttttgtggtggaaaactgagcgggtcgagcgtaacacgtcaaccctgttacctatAGATAGACGGGATAGAAATGTTTTAGCAATTCATTTTGCATTCAATTTGCCActtcctgttgcacacaacaaacctccattcatttatggctgatttaagatgaaattgtcaacccctgttacggtcaaccctgtcaCTTTGCTatagtaatttttttatttaacctcttgagatggaaaAACATGCGTTTTactaagttgaacatgtgctctttatgacagaatgttaaaattaggtgaaatcaagTTACACTTATCAAAAGGCACTGAATTAGTGGAACGGCCCAAATAATGACAAGCAACAACATGGAAAAACAAATGTAATCATTAATTATCAAAACATTGTGAGAACAGTTTCTGTTTTTGCAATACACAGCCTATTAATTTGTTCATATACTCCTTATTGCCATTAAAAAAAGACAAATGTCTCTTTCTCTCACGCAGAGAGATGTGACACTGAAGAAATGAACAGCCTCTGATTGGACAATAATATCCCCTATGTTTGCCAGCTAATTTATAGGCTCTTGTCCTACATATAGTCTCTCTTGTAAAAAGCCAACAATACAGAGTTAGCTCAGCTGTATGAACAAAGGTTATGCCTACAGTCCCCTTAGTAATGCATGGAGAATCAGAGATTTTTCTGTGGAACACAGCAAGCCAGTGCTTGTCTTATGTCTCTAACTTTTGGAGGAACTCCAGCTGACCTGAATTAcccattacccatctcatatgtatatactgtattctatactatctattgcatcttagcctatgccactctgacaaTGAcgttgctcatccatatatttatatattcttattccattcctttacttagatttgtgtgtattaggtttttgttgtggaactgttagatattacttgctagatattgctgcactgtcggaactagaagcacaagcattttgctacactcacaataacatctgctaaccatgtgtatgtgaccattacattagattagattagatttgatttgaagaaaCATTACAAATCTGTGAGACGTAGACAAATGGGGTTGGGTTGTGAACTTATAAACTCTGGTATGATTGTGCCATACTGAAAACATTTTTTTCCTATGTCGTCATATAAACAGCATACTGTACTTGGTAAAGATATGGTTCATGAGCTTATTGGGTCACAGAACATAACCGTCTGGGGTGGATCCTGAAGTTAAGGGAAGCTGCTGAACTAAAGGAAAGGCAGCTGAGACTGACTGTTACATCACTCCAAAGAGGAAAacaaggaactgggacaatcctTAACAGGCATGACCAGGGTTACCAAGTACACACACTTGGTCTCTTTACCCAGACACTGATCCAAGTATTCAACCAGGTATCTAGTCTGTATACTTACACAATCACATAACATCTATTTCCCTTTCCAGGTCGGATCAAGTTCACAAGTTAAGCATAAGATAGACATTACAACATCAGCTATCCACTCTCGTTACTATCAAAATACCTCTTTCATGCAGTTGTTGTCCACAACTTTGCTACAGTGCCAACATTTCATTACAAAGTGAATATCTGTATCAGTCACCACACACAATGAAATATGGTTTTAACCAGCTCAGGATAGGAATGCTGGCTATACTATGCTTCCTGAaccacactggttgaatcaacgttgtttccacgtcatttcaatgaaattccgttgagccaacgtggaatagatgttgaattgacgtctgtgccaagtGGGGAGCCTGTATGTTTGTTTCggaacacacgcacacgcacacatacacaaagcCGTGCCTGAGGAATTAGGTTATGTTGGCTTCATCACTATGCCAGGAAAGGAGAGTCCTGCCAAGTCTCTGACTTAACATAGCTAGATCCCCATTCATGAATTTAGGTTTTACCAACCTAAAAACAAAGACAGACCAAaaaacagacaaattgagacatGCATAATATGTGTGTTGGGGTCCCTCTCTGCCCAAACTCTTGCACAATCCTTCCTGGCCTTAATTGTAACCTCCTTTACCCAGAGCCAGAAACACACTGTGTCACTGTGTGATTGAAGAATATTAACATGGTACACAGCTACCGTGGCAGGATCCCAAGGGAAGGGGTAGTGCTACTCACAATGAAAAATGACACCACCATGAAAGGTCTATTGAGGAAAAGGTTCAAAACGTAAACTAAAGGTCAAGAAATAAAGAATGTTGAGTTTCAAAGCCAATCCGGTTTAGGGGCGGAAATAACAGAGAATTGATTTTCCAATAAAAGCAGTTTATGGAGCCCTGCTGTGCTCATCTGTGCTGTGTTCCAGTGAGGAAAGCAATCTGTTTCTATTGGTAACCAACTTCTGGACAGATGGTCACTAATAAAAACATCCAGAATATTAAAAAGGCTTCTTCCTTCTTTCTGTGGAAACAAACACCAGAATATATATGAACCATTTCCCAGAGTCCTCATGGAATAATCAATTATGCATATAAACTGGAATGTATGGTTCAATGAACACAGATGTATATGTATGTCTATTGGAATTAGGTTTAACTAAGCTAAAAGCAGTATTCATTATAATAAACAGTAGTAACTGCCTTACCAAACATAGGGTTGGGTATCAGGTATCAACCTGATGACACCATTAAGATAGTTATACATACTGCTAGCCTGACAAAAACGATGAGGAGGAAGTAGTTTCCCATAATATGGGCTGTGAGATATGTTACTGAGTCCAAGGACAAGTAGGTCTAACTGAATGGAATAGGTCAACCTGAATACCTCCAGGTATAATGCATTATGTGGTTATAATGACTCGTAAGACTTGCATTAAGCATGTATGACCCCCTTATAATGTCTTATAACACAAAAGGGCCTCCCAAAATAAGTAACCCCCTTTCTTCTACCTCCTCTCCAAAAGCaagccattccattccattcccacGTTACGCAACAAGC from Coregonus clupeaformis isolate EN_2021a chromosome 17, ASM2061545v1, whole genome shotgun sequence includes these protein-coding regions:
- the LOC121586533 gene encoding terminal nucleotidyltransferase 5A, which encodes MSSGDESAQSRRFSVLSWEQVQKLDSILGESVPIHGRGNFPTLSVQPRQIVQVVRARLHERGVVVRDVKLNGSAASYVLHQDTGLGYKDLDLIFGLNLTDDKTFRVVKDVVLDSLVDFLPPGLSRVSSITLKEAYVQKLVKVCNDTDRWSLISLSNNTGKNVELKFVDSLRRQFEFSVDSFQIGLDSLLLFDRCSETAMSMSESFHPTVVGESMYGDFQEALGHLRTRTIATRSPEEIRGGGLLKYCHLLVRGFKPDSEAQMKLLQRYMCSRFFIDFPDIGEQQRKLEAYLQNHFNGMEDKRYDCLVTLRHVVDESTVCLMGHERRQTLALISALALRAMAEQNAIPALANITCYYQPAPYVRDVNFSNYYIARVQSPMSNSYSSSYHRTWLPCS